Proteins encoded by one window of Streptomyces uncialis:
- a CDS encoding phosphoadenylyl-sulfate reductase, with the protein MTATQTSDQRDTEGHHPDGHRSGGPAGPPTGRDAELKALAERAGRELEDAPALDVLTWATTTFGPRFCVTSSMEDAVVAHLAARAMPGVDVVFLDTGYHFPETIGTRDAVEVVMDVNLITLTPRRTVAEQDAEHGPRLHDRDPDLCCALRKVKPLEEGLTHYDAWATGLRRDESPTRANTPVVGWDAKRRKVKVSPIARWTQDDVDRYVTEHGVLTNPLLMDGYASVGCAPCTRRVLAGEDARTGRWAGRAKTECGLHG; encoded by the coding sequence ATGACGGCCACTCAGACCTCGGATCAGCGCGACACGGAAGGCCACCATCCGGACGGCCACCGCAGCGGAGGACCGGCCGGTCCGCCCACCGGCCGGGACGCCGAACTGAAGGCCCTCGCCGAGCGGGCCGGACGCGAACTGGAGGACGCCCCCGCGCTCGACGTCCTCACCTGGGCCACCACCACCTTCGGCCCCCGGTTCTGCGTCACCTCCTCGATGGAGGACGCGGTCGTCGCCCATCTCGCCGCCCGCGCCATGCCCGGTGTGGACGTCGTCTTCCTCGACACCGGCTACCACTTCCCCGAGACCATCGGCACCCGGGACGCGGTCGAGGTCGTGATGGACGTCAACCTCATCACCCTCACCCCCCGCCGCACCGTCGCCGAACAGGACGCCGAGCACGGCCCGCGGCTGCACGACCGCGACCCGGACCTCTGCTGCGCGCTGCGCAAGGTCAAGCCGCTGGAGGAGGGCCTGACCCACTACGACGCGTGGGCGACGGGACTGCGCCGCGACGAGTCCCCGACCCGGGCGAACACCCCGGTCGTCGGCTGGGACGCCAAGCGCCGCAAGGTGAAGGTCTCCCCCATCGCCCGCTGGACGCAGGACGACGTGGACCGGTACGTGACCGAGCACGGCGTGCTCACCAACCCCCTGCTCATGGACGGCTACGCCTCCGTCGGCTGCGCGCCCTGCACCCGCCGGGTCCTGGCGGGCGAGGACGCCCGTACGGGCCGCTGGGCGGGCCGCGCCAAGACCGAGTGCGGGCTGCACGGATGA
- the cysC gene encoding adenylyl-sulfate kinase produces the protein MTAPTQGAPTPQEENHSAEENDVTGATVWLTGLPSAGKTTIAYALADRLRAAGRRVEVLDGDEIREFLSAGLGFSREDRHTNVQRIAFVAELLASHGVLALVPVIAPYADSRDAVRKRHQAAGTTYVEVHVATPVDVCSVRDVKGLYAKQAAGEISGLTGVDDPYEEPEAPDLRIESQDQTVQESAAALHALLTERGLA, from the coding sequence ATGACCGCCCCCACCCAGGGCGCCCCCACCCCCCAGGAGGAGAACCACAGTGCCGAGGAGAACGACGTGACGGGAGCCACCGTCTGGCTCACGGGCCTGCCCAGCGCGGGCAAGACCACGATCGCGTACGCGCTGGCCGACCGGCTGCGCGCCGCGGGCCGCCGGGTCGAGGTGCTCGACGGTGACGAGATCCGTGAGTTCCTCTCCGCGGGCCTCGGCTTCAGCCGCGAGGACCGGCACACCAACGTCCAGCGCATCGCCTTCGTCGCCGAACTCCTCGCCTCCCACGGCGTGCTCGCGCTGGTGCCGGTGATCGCGCCGTACGCCGACAGCCGGGACGCCGTACGCAAGCGGCACCAGGCGGCGGGTACCACCTATGTCGAGGTGCATGTGGCCACCCCCGTGGACGTGTGCTCCGTACGCGATGTGAAGGGCCTGTACGCCAAGCAGGCGGCGGGCGAGATCTCCGGACTGACCGGGGTGGACGACCCGTACGAGGAGCCCGAGGCGCCCGATCTGCGGATCGAGTCGCAGGACCAGACCGTGCAGGAGTCCGCGGCGGCGCTGCACGCGCTGCTCACCGAGAGGGGTCTGGCATGA
- the cysD gene encoding sulfate adenylyltransferase subunit CysD codes for MTPTATTARGEHGSHGEHGGHRAPAPAQTRSPYALSHLDALESEAVHIFREVAGEFERPVVLFSGGKDSIVMLHLALKAFAPAAVPFTLLHVDTGHNFPEVLDYRDRTVARHGLRLHIASVQDYIDRGVLRERPDGTRNPLQTVPLTEAIQQHRFDAVFGGGRRDEEKARAKERVFSLRDEFSQWDPRRQRPELWQLYNGRHAPGEHVRVFPLSNWTELDVWQYIARESIELPRIYFAHEREVFQRSGMWLTPGEWGGPKDGEPLERRLVRYRTVGDMSCTGAVDSDAVTLDAVITEIAASRLTERGATRADDKMSEAAMEDRKREGYF; via the coding sequence ATGACACCGACCGCGACCACGGCCCGCGGCGAGCACGGCAGCCACGGCGAGCACGGCGGCCACCGCGCACCGGCGCCGGCGCAGACACGGAGCCCGTACGCGCTGTCGCACCTGGACGCGCTGGAGTCCGAGGCCGTCCATATCTTCCGCGAGGTGGCGGGCGAGTTCGAACGGCCGGTGGTCCTGTTCTCCGGCGGCAAGGACTCCATCGTCATGCTGCATCTGGCGCTGAAGGCGTTCGCCCCCGCGGCCGTGCCGTTCACGCTGCTGCACGTCGACACCGGGCACAACTTCCCCGAGGTCCTCGACTACCGCGACCGGACGGTGGCCCGGCACGGACTGCGGCTGCACATCGCGTCCGTGCAGGACTACATCGACCGCGGGGTGCTGCGCGAACGCCCGGACGGCACCCGCAACCCCCTCCAGACCGTGCCGCTGACCGAGGCCATCCAGCAGCACCGCTTCGACGCCGTGTTCGGCGGCGGACGGCGCGACGAGGAGAAGGCCCGCGCCAAGGAGCGGGTGTTCTCGCTGCGCGACGAGTTCTCCCAGTGGGACCCGCGCCGTCAGCGCCCCGAGCTGTGGCAGCTCTACAACGGCCGGCACGCGCCCGGTGAGCACGTCCGGGTGTTCCCGCTGTCCAACTGGACCGAGCTGGACGTGTGGCAGTACATCGCCCGGGAGTCGATCGAGCTGCCGCGGATCTACTTCGCCCACGAGCGCGAGGTGTTCCAGCGCTCCGGTATGTGGCTGACCCCCGGCGAATGGGGCGGCCCGAAGGACGGCGAACCGCTGGAGCGCCGGCTGGTGCGCTACCGCACCGTCGGGGACATGTCCTGCACCGGAGCCGTCGACTCGGACGCGGTCACGCTCGACGCCGTGATCACGGAGATCGCCGCGTCCCGGCTCACCGAGCGGGGTGCCACCCGCGCCGACGACAAGATGTCCGAGGCCGCGATGGAAGACCGCAAGCGCGAGGGGTACTTCTAG
- a CDS encoding sulfate adenylyltransferase subunit 1, translated as MTNSTATTDPFAGLAATTLLRFATAGSVDDGKSTLVGRLLHDSKSVLTDQLEAVAHASLSRGQETPDLALLTDGLRAEREQGITIDVAYRYFATPRRRFILADTPGHVQYTRNMVTGASTAELTVILVDARNGVVEQTRRHAAIAALLRVPHVVLAVNKMDLVDFAEPVFADIAEEFTAYATELGVPEVTAIPISALTGDNVVDPSARMDWYGGPTVLEHLETVPVSHDLAECHARLPVQYVIRPQTAEHPDYRGYAGQIAAGTFRVGEEVMVLPSGRTSTVTGIDLLGVPVDVAWTPQSVTLLLADDIDISRGDLVVPARDAPSTTRDIEATVCHVADIPLTVGQRVLLKHTTRTVKAIVQEIPSRLTLDDLSQARNPERLVANDIGRVRVRTAEPLALDAYAESRRTGSFLLIDPADGTTLAAGMAGESFAATGAATATGTTDDEEGWDF; from the coding sequence ATGACGAACAGCACTGCCACCACGGACCCGTTCGCCGGTCTCGCGGCGACGACCCTGCTGCGCTTCGCGACCGCCGGTTCCGTGGACGACGGCAAGTCGACGCTGGTGGGGCGGCTGCTGCACGACTCCAAGTCGGTCCTCACCGACCAGCTGGAGGCCGTCGCGCACGCCTCCCTCAGCCGTGGCCAGGAGACCCCCGACCTGGCGCTGCTCACCGACGGCCTGCGCGCCGAACGGGAGCAGGGCATCACCATCGACGTGGCGTACCGCTACTTCGCGACCCCGCGCAGACGGTTCATCCTCGCGGACACCCCGGGCCATGTGCAGTACACCCGGAACATGGTCACCGGCGCGTCCACCGCCGAGCTGACGGTGATCCTGGTGGACGCCCGCAACGGCGTGGTCGAGCAGACCCGGCGGCACGCGGCCATCGCGGCCCTGCTGCGGGTGCCGCACGTCGTCCTCGCGGTCAACAAGATGGACCTGGTGGACTTCGCCGAGCCCGTCTTCGCGGACATCGCGGAGGAGTTCACCGCGTACGCCACCGAGCTGGGCGTGCCCGAGGTGACCGCGATCCCGATCTCGGCGCTCACCGGGGACAACGTCGTGGACCCGTCGGCGCGGATGGACTGGTACGGCGGCCCCACGGTGCTGGAGCACCTGGAGACGGTCCCCGTCAGCCATGACCTGGCCGAGTGCCACGCGCGGCTGCCGGTGCAGTACGTGATCCGGCCGCAGACCGCCGAGCACCCCGACTACCGGGGGTACGCCGGGCAGATCGCCGCCGGGACGTTCCGGGTCGGCGAGGAGGTCATGGTCCTTCCGTCGGGCCGCACCTCCACGGTCACCGGGATCGATCTGCTGGGCGTACCGGTGGACGTGGCGTGGACCCCGCAGTCGGTGACGCTGCTGCTGGCGGACGACATCGACATCTCCCGCGGTGACCTCGTCGTCCCGGCGCGGGACGCGCCGTCGACCACCCGGGACATCGAGGCGACGGTCTGCCATGTCGCGGACATACCGCTCACCGTGGGGCAGCGGGTGCTGCTGAAGCACACGACCCGCACGGTCAAGGCGATCGTCCAGGAGATCCCGTCCCGGCTCACGCTGGACGATCTCTCGCAGGCCAGGAACCCGGAGCGGCTGGTCGCCAACGACATCGGCCGGGTCCGGGTCCGCACCGCCGAACCGCTCGCGCTCGACGCGTACGCGGAGTCACGGCGCACCGGGTCGTTCCTCCTGATCGACCCGGCGGACGGTACGACACTCGCCGCCGGAATGGCGGGCGAGTCGTTCGCGGCGACCGGGGCGGCCACGGCCACCGGCACGACGGACGACGAGGAGGGGTGGGACTTCTAG
- a CDS encoding aliphatic sulfonate ABC transporter substrate-binding protein, with amino-acid sequence MPATFRSTALRRHLAVAAALPLLAITAAACGYGSEADEDTADKAAPAANAKKLSADTVKIGYFPNLTHATALIGDHRGLFQKELGGTKVSYSQFNAGPSEIEALNSGSIDIGWIGPSPAINGYTKSNGENLRIVGGSASGGVKLVVDPKKIKTVDDVKGKNIATPQLGNTQDVALLNWAAEKGWKIDAQSGKGDVNVVRTDNKITPDAYKAGSVDGAWVPEPTASRLVALGGKVLLNEADLWPDKKFVITHVIVSQKFLKSHPDVVEAVLRGTVKTNAWINANPDEAKKAANDKLKALSGKPLPADVLDSAWPSIEFIDDPLASTLKTGADYAVKAGLLEDPDLDGIYDLSTLNKVLKAEGKPAVEDAGLGVK; translated from the coding sequence GTGCCTGCCACCTTCCGATCCACCGCCCTGCGCCGCCACCTGGCCGTCGCGGCGGCCCTGCCGCTCCTCGCGATCACCGCGGCCGCCTGCGGCTACGGCTCCGAGGCCGACGAGGACACGGCCGACAAGGCCGCCCCGGCCGCGAACGCCAAGAAGCTCTCCGCCGACACGGTGAAGATCGGATACTTTCCCAACCTCACCCATGCCACCGCGCTGATCGGTGACCACAGAGGGCTCTTCCAGAAGGAACTCGGCGGCACCAAGGTGTCGTACTCGCAGTTCAACGCCGGACCGTCGGAGATCGAGGCGCTGAACTCGGGCTCCATAGACATCGGCTGGATCGGCCCCTCCCCCGCGATCAACGGCTACACCAAGTCCAACGGTGAGAACCTGCGCATCGTCGGCGGTTCGGCCTCCGGCGGGGTGAAGCTCGTCGTCGACCCGAAGAAGATCAAGACGGTCGACGACGTCAAGGGCAAGAACATCGCCACCCCGCAGCTCGGCAACACCCAGGACGTGGCCCTGCTCAACTGGGCCGCCGAAAAGGGCTGGAAGATCGACGCGCAGAGCGGCAAGGGCGATGTCAACGTCGTCCGCACCGACAACAAGATCACCCCGGACGCCTACAAGGCGGGGTCCGTCGACGGTGCCTGGGTGCCGGAGCCGACCGCGTCCCGTCTGGTGGCCCTCGGCGGGAAGGTCCTGCTCAACGAGGCCGACCTGTGGCCGGACAAGAAGTTCGTGATCACGCATGTGATCGTGTCGCAGAAGTTCCTCAAGTCCCACCCGGACGTGGTCGAGGCGGTGCTGCGCGGCACGGTGAAGACCAACGCGTGGATCAACGCCAACCCGGACGAGGCCAAGAAGGCCGCCAACGACAAGCTGAAGGCCCTGTCCGGCAAGCCGCTGCCCGCGGACGTCCTCGACAGCGCCTGGCCGTCGATCGAGTTCATCGACGACCCGCTGGCGTCGACCCTGAAGACCGGGGCGGACTACGCGGTGAAGGCGGGTCTGCTGGAGGACCCGGACCTGGACGGCATCTACGACCTGTCGACCCTGAACAAGGTCCTGAAGGCCGAGGGCAAGCCCGCGGTCGAAGACGCCGGGCTCGGCGTCAAGTAG
- a CDS encoding ABC transporter ATP-binding protein — protein sequence MATTFAKAADGIRHAAPAARIEHVSKSFNGPAGAQLVLDDITLDVAPGEFVTLLGASGCGKSTLLNLVAGLDRPSTGTISTEGRPALMFQEHALFPWLTAGKNIELALKLRGVTKSDRRDKAEELLELVRLKGSYGKRVHELSGGMRQRVAMARALAQDSQLLLMDEPFAALDAITRDVLHDELTRIWRETKVSVLFVTHNVREAVRLAERVVLLSSRPGRVAHQWTVDIPQPRRIEDSAVAELSVEITEKLRGEIRRHGQH from the coding sequence ATGGCCACGACCTTCGCCAAGGCCGCCGACGGTATCCGGCACGCCGCTCCGGCGGCCCGGATCGAGCATGTCTCGAAGTCCTTCAACGGTCCCGCCGGGGCCCAGCTCGTCCTGGACGACATCACCCTCGATGTCGCGCCCGGGGAGTTCGTCACCCTCCTGGGGGCGTCGGGCTGCGGGAAGTCGACCCTGCTGAACCTGGTCGCCGGGCTGGACCGCCCGAGCACCGGGACCATCAGCACCGAGGGGCGGCCCGCCCTGATGTTCCAGGAGCACGCGCTGTTCCCCTGGCTCACCGCGGGCAAGAACATCGAACTCGCCCTGAAGCTGCGGGGTGTCACGAAGTCCGACCGCCGCGACAAGGCGGAGGAACTGCTGGAGCTGGTACGGCTGAAGGGCTCGTACGGCAAGCGGGTGCACGAGCTGTCCGGCGGGATGCGGCAGCGGGTGGCGATGGCCCGCGCGCTGGCGCAGGACAGCCAGCTGCTGCTGATGGACGAGCCGTTCGCCGCGCTCGACGCGATCACCCGCGATGTGCTGCACGACGAACTGACCCGCATCTGGCGGGAGACGAAGGTGTCGGTGCTGTTCGTGACGCACAACGTGCGGGAGGCGGTACGGCTCGCCGAGCGGGTCGTACTGCTGTCGTCCCGGCCCGGCCGGGTGGCGCACCAGTGGACGGTGGACATCCCGCAGCCGCGCCGTATCGAGGACAGCGCCGTCGCGGAGCTGTCCGTCGAGATCACCGAAAAACTGCGTGGGGAGATCCGCCGCCATGGCCAGCACTGA
- a CDS encoding ABC transporter permease yields the protein MASTDPTAGHDGTDGTGRDTVPAGGGTVTKEDPAKGTGAQGRADSDPHDLAGLEAGLDALDAVPSSRTPLRQTLVQKVLPPLIAVALVLVVWQVLVWAEVTESYKLPAPAEVWDEVVTAWQRGTLLEYIWTSVSRGLLGFLLALSIGTPLGLVVARVKFVRAAIGPILSGLQSLPSVAWVPPAVIWLGLNDSMMFAVILLGAVPSIANGLVSGVDQVPPLFLRAGRTLGATGLRHTWHIVMPAALPGYLAGLKQGWAFSWRSLMAAEIIASSPELGVGLGQLLENGRTASSMSMVFLAILMILIVGIAIDLLIFSPLERWVLRSRGLLVKS from the coding sequence ATGGCCAGCACTGACCCGACCGCCGGTCACGACGGCACCGACGGAACCGGCCGGGACACCGTCCCGGCCGGGGGCGGCACCGTCACCAAGGAGGACCCCGCCAAGGGCACCGGCGCCCAGGGCCGGGCCGACAGCGATCCGCACGACCTCGCGGGACTGGAGGCCGGGCTCGACGCGCTGGACGCCGTGCCGAGCAGCCGTACCCCGCTGCGCCAGACCCTGGTGCAGAAGGTGCTGCCGCCGCTGATCGCGGTGGCGCTGGTGCTGGTGGTGTGGCAGGTCCTCGTCTGGGCGGAGGTCACCGAGAGCTACAAGCTGCCCGCGCCGGCCGAGGTGTGGGACGAGGTGGTGACCGCCTGGCAGCGGGGCACGCTCCTCGAATACATCTGGACCAGTGTGTCCCGGGGGCTGCTCGGGTTCCTGCTGGCCCTGTCGATCGGTACCCCGCTGGGGCTGGTGGTCGCCCGGGTGAAGTTCGTCCGGGCGGCGATCGGTCCGATCCTCTCGGGCCTCCAGTCGCTGCCGTCGGTGGCCTGGGTGCCGCCCGCGGTGATCTGGCTCGGGCTGAACGACTCCATGATGTTCGCGGTGATCCTGCTGGGCGCGGTCCCCTCGATCGCGAACGGTCTGGTCTCCGGTGTCGACCAGGTGCCCCCGCTGTTCCTGCGGGCGGGCCGCACCCTGGGCGCCACGGGACTGCGGCACACCTGGCACATCGTCATGCCGGCGGCGCTGCCCGGTTATCTGGCGGGACTGAAGCAGGGCTGGGCGTTCTCCTGGCGTTCGCTGATGGCCGCCGAGATCATCGCGTCGTCGCCGGAGCTCGGGGTGGGCCTCGGACAGCTGCTGGAGAACGGCCGTACCGCCAGCAGCATGTCCATGGTGTTCCTCGCCATCCTCATGATCCTGATCGTCGGTATCGCGATCGACCTGCTGATCTTCAGTCCGCTGGAGCGGTGGGTCCTGCGCAGCCGCGGCCTGCTGGTGAAGAGCTGA
- a CDS encoding sirohydrochlorin chelatase, whose translation MNEPVLLVVAHGSRDPRHAATVHALVERVRALRPGLRVETGFLDFTVPSVAAVLESLAAEGVRDVVAQPLLLTRAFHAKADIPAVLREAPAALRIRQAGVLGPSPLLTAVLERRLYEAGLTPGDKPATGVVLASAGSTDPEAIAVIAEIAREWRHTGWCAVRPAFASASLPRTEDAVRELRARGVRRIAVAPYVLAPGRLPDRIARGAAEAGADVIAGVLGPAPEVARVLLRRYDEAAARPAAYGPPAHGAPSYGPGARQRVALGA comes from the coding sequence ATGAACGAACCGGTCCTGTTGGTCGTCGCCCACGGCAGTCGTGACCCGCGCCATGCCGCGACCGTGCACGCTCTGGTGGAGCGGGTACGGGCGCTGCGGCCGGGGCTGCGGGTGGAGACCGGCTTCCTCGACTTCACCGTGCCGTCGGTCGCGGCGGTACTGGAGTCACTGGCCGCCGAGGGCGTCCGGGACGTGGTGGCCCAACCGCTGCTGCTCACCCGGGCGTTCCACGCCAAGGCGGACATCCCCGCGGTGCTGCGGGAGGCTCCCGCGGCGCTGCGTATCCGGCAGGCCGGGGTCCTGGGACCGTCCCCGCTGCTCACGGCCGTGCTGGAACGGCGGCTGTACGAGGCCGGGCTCACGCCCGGCGACAAGCCCGCGACCGGGGTCGTCCTGGCCTCGGCGGGCTCCACAGACCCGGAGGCGATCGCGGTGATCGCAGAAATCGCGCGGGAGTGGCGGCACACCGGTTGGTGCGCCGTGCGGCCCGCGTTCGCCTCCGCGTCCCTTCCCCGTACCGAGGACGCGGTACGGGAGCTGCGCGCGCGGGGGGTCCGCCGGATCGCGGTGGCCCCCTATGTCCTGGCCCCGGGCAGGCTGCCGGACCGGATAGCGCGCGGCGCGGCCGAGGCGGGCGCCGATGTGATCGCCGGGGTACTGGGCCCCGCGCCGGAGGTGGCGCGGGTCCTGCTGCGACGCTACGACGAGGCGGCGGCCCGTCCGGCGGCGTACGGTCCCCCGGCTCATGGCGCCCCGTCGTACGGCCCTGGGGCCCGGCAGCGGGTCGCGCTGGGCGCCTGA
- a CDS encoding outer membrane protein assembly factor BamB family protein, whose translation MTQDRRPPDRTPSGRRSPLGWVLGPLGGALVVLAVIFHIRGWGSIPGGSCGSRAQACADGTGTLIVLAFVFTFTGVLMLILGLMLMAADRFGKNRLIGLPLAGALLIAWPGWQLTEWLRGPMLDIAWTTPLDRPETTHAQGLWVTGDGTVVRGRPDALIAHDPRGGEHRWSVDAPVRMSLCSMSDTMSQGIALAAYARHEKPCGTVAAIDTDSGRTLWRKTVDADDLRFTRPQGGRVASDGGTAVVATKDGARAFGLRAGKPRWSYRLDDDCAPALVSAGGGRTRIVEVCDPLDAGKVTARVLTLDSGDGKKLRRYDLPTETSLSELDVISADPFVIRVTESDERGLDAVLAFGEDGVEPVVVKRIGTDEELALGTAQSRFPAQAGLKALVHKNTLIAATRTTGEDVPQHVSAYSLRDGARQWRVKAADSWGDAVGSLTVADGRIGVYVEDRRVLSLDPRTGAKQHDHGAVVDEAGLEIGMDTQLLGGPGDGWTLVNADSGEYPPLLGLTPKD comes from the coding sequence ATGACACAGGACCGCAGACCGCCGGACCGTACCCCATCGGGAAGGAGGAGTCCCCTCGGCTGGGTGCTCGGCCCGCTCGGGGGCGCGCTCGTCGTGCTGGCCGTCATCTTCCACATCCGGGGCTGGGGCTCGATACCCGGGGGTTCGTGCGGCTCCAGGGCCCAGGCGTGCGCGGACGGGACGGGCACGCTGATCGTCCTCGCCTTCGTGTTCACCTTCACCGGCGTGCTCATGCTCATCCTGGGGCTGATGCTGATGGCCGCCGACCGGTTCGGCAAGAACCGTCTCATCGGGCTGCCCCTCGCCGGTGCCCTGCTGATCGCCTGGCCGGGCTGGCAGCTCACCGAGTGGCTGCGCGGACCCATGCTGGACATCGCCTGGACCACCCCGCTCGACCGACCCGAGACAACACATGCCCAGGGCCTTTGGGTGACCGGTGACGGAACGGTGGTCCGGGGCCGCCCCGACGCCCTGATCGCCCATGATCCGCGCGGCGGTGAACACCGCTGGAGCGTCGACGCCCCGGTGCGGATGTCCCTCTGCTCGATGAGTGACACCATGTCGCAGGGAATCGCGCTCGCCGCGTACGCCCGGCACGAGAAGCCCTGTGGGACCGTGGCGGCGATCGACACGGACAGCGGCCGCACCCTGTGGAGGAAGACGGTCGACGCGGACGACCTCCGCTTCACCCGGCCGCAGGGCGGGCGGGTCGCGAGCGACGGCGGGACGGCGGTCGTCGCGACGAAGGACGGCGCCCGGGCCTTCGGTCTGCGGGCCGGCAAGCCGCGTTGGTCGTACCGGCTGGACGACGACTGCGCGCCGGCACTCGTGTCCGCGGGCGGTGGGCGGACCCGGATCGTGGAGGTCTGCGACCCCTTGGATGCCGGCAAGGTGACGGCCCGCGTCCTGACCCTGGACAGCGGCGACGGCAAGAAGCTCCGTCGGTACGACCTGCCGACGGAGACGAGCCTGAGCGAGCTCGACGTGATCTCCGCCGACCCCTTCGTGATCCGTGTGACGGAGAGTGACGAGCGGGGGCTCGACGCGGTGCTCGCCTTCGGGGAGGACGGCGTCGAGCCCGTCGTGGTGAAGCGGATCGGGACGGATGAGGAACTCGCCCTGGGCACCGCGCAGTCCCGCTTCCCGGCCCAGGCGGGGCTGAAGGCGTTGGTGCACAAGAACACCCTGATCGCCGCCACCCGGACCACCGGCGAGGACGTGCCGCAGCACGTCTCGGCGTACTCGTTGCGGGACGGAGCGCGGCAGTGGCGGGTCAAGGCCGCGGACAGCTGGGGGGACGCAGTCGGATCGCTGACGGTGGCCGACGGGCGGATCGGGGTGTACGTCGAGGACCGGCGGGTGCTGAGTCTCGATCCGCGGACCGGTGCGAAGCAGCACGACCACGGCGCCGTGGTCGACGAAGCGGGGTTGGAGATCGGCATGGACACACAACTCCTCGGCGGGCCCGGTGACGGCTGGACCCTGGTCAACGCCGACAGCGGTGAGTACCCGCCGCTGCTGGGCCTCACCCCCAAGGACTGA
- a CDS encoding nuclear transport factor 2 family protein: MTDTPSAAADALSAVDAAVQGELRLLDPDVRPSPELVGALLHPEFTEIGASGRLWDRDSVLVALAERPGNGVRPITTSRMRGVQLTPDCVHLTFDTDNNGRLAHRSSVWRRTEAGWLLYFHQGTPYIDDEEL, translated from the coding sequence GTGACTGACACCCCGTCCGCCGCGGCCGACGCGCTGTCCGCCGTGGACGCCGCCGTCCAGGGGGAGTTGCGGCTTCTCGACCCGGACGTGCGGCCCTCCCCGGAACTGGTCGGCGCGCTGCTGCACCCCGAGTTCACCGAGATCGGTGCCTCCGGCCGGCTCTGGGACCGTGACTCTGTCCTCGTCGCACTCGCGGAGCGGCCCGGCAACGGCGTCCGCCCCATCACCACCTCACGGATGCGGGGCGTGCAGCTCACCCCGGACTGCGTCCACCTCACCTTCGACACCGACAACAACGGCCGCCTCGCCCACCGCAGTTCCGTGTGGCGCCGCACCGAGGCGGGCTGGCTGCTGTACTTCCACCAGGGCACGCCGTACATCGACGACGAAGAGCTCTGA
- a CDS encoding DUF1697 domain-containing protein, translated as MTTYAALLRGINVGGHRKVPMADLRRLLEDLGYENVRTYLQSGNAVFSTGAAEPGTAGAPTGGAGPAARSGAAVCGDTDAVTAALGRAVEDRFGFAVEILVRDHGYLRAVVEDCPFPAESLEGRQLHVTYLSKDVDEDRFAALDRAAFLPEEFRVGDHALYLYVPDGLGRSRLADALAKPALWKGVVATSRNWNTVTRLMEMTRD; from the coding sequence ATGACGACGTACGCGGCGCTGTTACGGGGCATCAACGTGGGCGGCCACCGGAAGGTTCCCATGGCGGACCTCCGACGGCTCCTTGAGGACCTCGGGTACGAGAACGTGCGGACGTATCTCCAGAGCGGCAACGCGGTCTTCTCGACCGGTGCGGCGGAGCCGGGCACTGCCGGGGCGCCGACCGGTGGCGCCGGGCCCGCCGCCCGCTCCGGTGCCGCCGTCTGCGGGGACACCGACGCCGTAACCGCCGCCCTGGGCAGGGCCGTCGAGGACCGCTTCGGCTTCGCCGTGGAGATCCTGGTCCGCGACCACGGATATCTGCGGGCCGTCGTCGAGGACTGCCCCTTCCCGGCCGAGAGCCTGGAGGGACGCCAACTGCACGTCACCTACCTCTCGAAGGACGTGGACGAGGACCGCTTCGCGGCGCTGGACCGGGCCGCGTTCCTCCCTGAGGAGTTCCGCGTCGGCGACCACGCCCTGTACCTGTACGTCCCCGACGGGCTCGGCCGCTCCCGCCTCGCCGACGCCCTCGCGAAGCCCGCGCTGTGGAAGGGCGTCGTCGCCACGTCCCGCAACTGGAACACCGTCACCAGACTCATGGAGATGACCCGTGACTGA